TCTACATGGTCGCGCTGATCGACAGAGCGATGAAGATCAACGCTCTTTCCCGATTGGCCCAGCAGGTGATCATCGTTCTGATCCCGCCGCTGGCGCTGATCTTCCTCGTGCTCGGCACGATCTTCCTCGGCATCGCGACGCCGACCGAAGGCGGCGCCATGGGTGCAGTGGGCGCACTGATCATGGCGGCCGCGAAGGGCCGGCTCAACATGGAGGTCATCCGGGCTGCACTTGCGTCGACCACGCGCCTATCGGCCTTCGTGCTGTTCATCCTGATCGGCGCCCGCGTTTTCTCGCTGACCTTTTACGGCGTCAACGGGCACCTCTGGGTGGAACACCTGCTGGTTGGATTGCCGGGCGGCGAAATCGGCTTCCTGATCGCCGTCAACCTGCTCGTCTTCTTCCTGGCCTTCTTCCTCGATTTCTTCGAGCTCGCCTTCATCATCGTGCCGCTGCTCGCACCGGCCGCCGACAAGCTCGGCATCGACCTGATCTGGTTCGGCGTGCTGCTCGGCATCAACATGCAGACGAGCTTCATGCACCCGCCTTTCGGCTTCGCGCTCTTCTACCTGCGTTCGGTTGCAGCAAGGGTGCCCTATCTCGACAAGGTGACCGGCAAGATGACGCAACCGGTGACAACCGGGCAGATCTATTGGGGTGCGGTGCCCTTCGTCGGCATCCAGATCCTGATGGTGGCGTTGACGATCCTCTTCCCGCAGATGGTCATGCACTACAAGGGAAGCGGCGCCACGGTGGATCCGTCGACGATCAAGATCGAGGTGCCCGGCTTCGGCCAGGGCGGCGGCGGTCTGACCCTGCCCGACAACGGTGGCGGCCTCGGCCTGCCGGGCGGACTGCAACTCCCCGGCGGCAGCCCGCTCGATGGCGGCCAGCAGCAACCGGGGCAGCAGAACGCGCCTCAGCAGAACAATTCGGCGCCCGATCTCAGCGCGCCGCCCTCGTTCAACTGAAGTCAGAAGGCCGGTCAAGCACCGGCCTTCTCGCTTGTCGGACCTTGACAGAAGAGCCCCGGGGTAGCCCCCGGGGTTTTTCCTTTCAACGATGCGGCACAGCTCGGACCTTGCCGTTGCCACGCCGGATTATCGTGAAAGCGTCGTCGTTCTATTCGGCGATTTGGGCGTTCAGGCAGCACGTGGCGCGCAGCGCCTTGATCGAATACCAGATCTTCCTGAAGTCGGGTTCGACGCTTCCTCTCAGCTTGGCGCCGGCCCTAACAGAACCGTCAGGCGCCCGATCCAGAGCGCCCGCCCTCGTGCATCCGAAGTATCCATCCGA
This DNA window, taken from Sinorhizobium fredii NGR234, encodes the following:
- a CDS encoding TRAP transporter large permease; the encoded protein is MIELIAENLAPIMFASLIVFLLLGYPVAFSLAANGLLFFIIGVELAPLSDSINLSWPLLNALPERFWGVMSNDTLLAIPFFTFMGIVLERSGMAEDLLDTIGQLFGPVRGGLAYAVIFVGALLAATTGVVAASVIAMGLISLPIMLRYGYDRRVASGVIAASGTLAQIIPPSLVLIVLADQLGRSVGDMYAGALIPGLVLTGLYMGYILLMSFLKRDSMPALPLEARTLGSGVTSLIVALAVAGGIAYAAHVLLSPTQGENADILGATVGVAFIYMVALIDRAMKINALSRLAQQVIIVLIPPLALIFLVLGTIFLGIATPTEGGAMGAVGALIMAAAKGRLNMEVIRAALASTTRLSAFVLFILIGARVFSLTFYGVNGHLWVEHLLVGLPGGEIGFLIAVNLLVFFLAFFLDFFELAFIIVPLLAPAADKLGIDLIWFGVLLGINMQTSFMHPPFGFALFYLRSVAARVPYLDKVTGKMTQPVTTGQIYWGAVPFVGIQILMVALTILFPQMVMHYKGSGATVDPSTIKIEVPGFGQGGGGLTLPDNGGGLGLPGGLQLPGGSPLDGGQQQPGQQNAPQQNNSAPDLSAPPSFN